DNA from Drosophila busckii strain San Diego stock center, stock number 13000-0081.31 chromosome 2R, ASM1175060v1, whole genome shotgun sequence:
CCGGGCCCGCTACAATAACCTGAGCAACATCTGTCTCAACTGGCGACTGCATCAAAGAGGCTATGACCTGCAGGCTAAAAGTGTGATTGAGTATTGCGATAAAAGAGATATCCCTGGCAAGGCCATGCTACTAAAAGGTTCGTTTTGAtgcagttaaaaaatattcataatttatgtaaaaactTTTAGACTATTGTTGCAGCACTGATACTACCATAGATACTCTGAAATGTGCgccactttaattaaatttattttatttataattatattttatgcatgatCACATACAAAAGACGTTTTTTCTACCTTTTCAAGATTATcgatatttttttgcaatttttgatCACTCAATAACGATTGAGTTTGTTACTAATTACTACTACTTGCACATGGATCATttctttagttatttttttcttgtcggagtaatttttcaaatatgagtattattaataattattaataataattaattattattaattaattattagtaattattaattattattaattaattattagtaattattaattaattattaataataattattagtaattattaataataattaatacttattaataatctctctctctctctctctccatgtgtgtgtgtgtgtatgtgttaattaataattaatttttaacaagttAAAACGGTTAACTCCCTTTCAGATGATGCTTGGAACTTGACCTTTTACGTGGTGCTGTGTGTACTGATCTCCTTGGCCACCGTAAGCAGTCTTGTCGATTTAGTTTTGAACATTCGTTGTCAAGATAGATCGTTGAATAATTACGTTCACTACAAGACCACGCCTCGTGGTTTCGGTGTAAGGATATTGATCACATGCTCATTGGCAAGGAATTGGTATCGCCTCACTCAGAAGCCAAATGGCAAAATTGGACGTGACTTGCGTTTCCTCGACTGCTTGAAGTTCTTTGCTATGTTCTTGGTAATATTTGCGCACACGAATTGGGTAATTTATGAGGGCGCTATAAGCAATCCGCAGGATCCAGAACGTCTTCTGCACACTCCTGCAGGAACGCTTCTTATCTCTGGCTCGCTTGTAACTGTTACGTTCTTTGTAATCAGCGGTCTACTTCTCACCATTAATTGGTTGGCTGTAGTACGTGACGATGCTTCGTCCAAGAATCATACTGAGCGTTGGGGCGTTACCAAATACGTTAGCGTCTTTgtaaagtttaatattttccgATACATACGTCTAGCAGTACCGTATGGCATCGTAATACTTTTAAGCGGTGTTTATTTCAAGAATACAGGCGGTCCCCTCTGGCGGCACATTTACGAACGGGAGCAGCTGGCTTGCCGCAAGAACTGGTGGGCCAATATGCTCTTCATTAACAACATTGTGGGCACCAATGAAAGAGTGAGTATAGCATCTCAATTTTGGAATTGACTTCATATTGAACTTACTGATTGTTTAgagcattttttgttttgttttcaatccGAATTTGAACTACGCTTAGAGTGccttctttaaatttaattaagaatGTTCACAAAAAGATTTGGTTGTGGAATTCGCAATATTTCGGAAGATATAAGGGAAAACGTGAACcatttttttatcaattttttccattttgaaatttagtttaagctaGCAATCCGTATTTAAAACATTGCTTGCTTAGCCCAACCTTCAACCTTCAAGTTAGCCTTAAAAatcttattgcttatatttttatatgattttttgtaaattattattttgtatgagaGAAGTGACTAATTTTTCCTTCTTCTCAtacaaaatcataaaaaattaagcaataagatttttgaaaaaactttTCCGTAGTCACTATTAATATAGATAGGGGCACTTTTTGCAtcccaatatttttttttaatgtgtagaaaaaaatttcaagAACCTGCATTTTACAaaagatacaattttttaatgggtacttaatgggttaagataaattttgtatcattAAAAAGGGATTTTTAAGAcctttccattgataccaatatgtccATAAAGTTAGCTCAAATTatgagtaaatttaattttaaagtatgacaaaatatatatgccgaCTAGTGTAAGTCAAAAAGGCATTCAGAATGAATTCAAAAagacaaaatgttttttacgAAGGCAATTACCTCAAATCTAATTATTCGTTAAAAATGCACTCTGAGCGTAATCACATTCagattgcaaaataaaattaatgcattaaaaagcTGTAATTTCAAGAATTGAATACCAGTTGATTTATTCACTATTGTATTCACGGCTATGTATCAACTCAAGTCTATTAAATATGATCGGATTCTAATTCACAGTGCTTACTTCAGGGCTGGTATCTAGCAGCAGATACTCAATCATTTGTATTGAGTCTGGCGCTACTCATGTGTAGTCATCGGTTTGGACGCTGGAGCAAGTTTATATATGTTGTGACTTCGATCATCTTTATGGCTCTGCCAGCCGTGCTAACTTATACACTGGATTACTATCCCATATTTCTGCCCACACCACAGTAAGATACAATTAAAGAGTCCTGAGCTCGTCATAAGACTGTAATTATATCCCTATTCGACAGAACACAAAAGAACTCGTTTATAGAGGATCGTCAATTTACTAAATTCTATACGTCATTTTATATGAACTTCGGTGCATATTTCTATGGCGTCTTGGCGGCTCTTATATACAATCAAATCACCATGAAACAGTACAAGCTTCATAATCTGTATAGCTTCCAAGTTCtttggtttgctttgattCCAGCTGGCGTAATCTGGTTATTCACGGCACATCCTATATATCAGCATTATTTCACTAATATTCCAATTATTTGGGGTGCCATCTATGCTGGCGCTCAACGTAATTTATGGGCATTTGGTCTGGCAATATTTGTAGTGGGTATGGCCGGCAAGGTGGGATGTAAGTGTGGACAAtatctattaaatattttatattttaagagttgggcattttaatatataggGAGTGTTTAATCCATTTATGTctg
Protein-coding regions in this window:
- the LOC108604123 gene encoding nose resistant to fluoxetine protein 6 isoform X2, translating into MWREYVVLALGALLTVTQCFELNMAQYYEMPPLFHFDNYDRCLQKVNVDAATYCFVRSEVQPNRTSAVWQAIEKVSIYNKHHFDHRQLYFGLCMHNCQSELAKLDVNSLRKFQGGNLTDNVVVNVYLNLFDAEAANRARYNNLSNICLNWRLHQRGYDLQAKSVIEYCDKRDIPGKAMLLKDDAWNLTFYVVLCVLISLATVSSLVDLVLNIRCQDRSLNNYVHYKTTPRGFGVRILITCSLARNWYRLTQKPNGKIGRDLRFLDCLKFFAMFLVIFAHTNWVIYEGAISNPQDPERLLHTPAGTLLISGSLVTVTFFVISGLLLTINWLAVVRDDASSKNHTERWGVTKYVSVFVKFNIFRYIRLAVPYGIVILLSGVYFKNTGGPLWRHIYEREQLACRKNWWANMLFINNIVGTNERGWYLAADTQSFVLSLALLMCSHRFGRWSKFIYVVTSIIFMALPAVLTYTLDYYPIFLPTPQTQKNSFIEDRQFTKFYTSFYMNFGAYFYGVLAALIYNQITMKQYKLHNLYSFQVLWFALIPAGVIWLFTAHPIYQHYFTNIPIIWGAIYAGAQRNLWAFGLAIFVVGMAGKVGWVLRKFACLPIFRILGRLTYGAFLLHLLVARMVLATVREPIFVSAGTMSAFFFYVLCVSYLSSFLLAIFVELPLSSCLKLMR
- the LOC108604123 gene encoding nose resistant to fluoxetine protein 6 isoform X3 encodes the protein MVVDKQKVAQYYEMPPLFHFDNYDRCLQKVNVDAATYCFVRSEVQPNRTSAVWQAIEKVSIYNKHHFDHRQLYFGLCMHNCQSELAKLDVNSLRKFQGGNLTDNVVVNVYLNLFDAEAANRARYNNLSNICLNWRLHQRGYDLQAKSVIEYCDKRDIPGKAMLLKDDAWNLTFYVVLCVLISLATVSSLVDLVLNIRCQDRSLNNYVHYKTTPRGFGVRILITCSLARNWYRLTQKPNGKIGRDLRFLDCLKFFAMFLVIFAHTNWVIYEGAISNPQDPERLLHTPAGTLLISGSLVTVTFFVISGLLLTINWLAVVRDDASSKNHTERWGVTKYVSVFVKFNIFRYIRLAVPYGIVILLSGVYFKNTGGPLWRHIYEREQLACRKNWWANMLFINNIVGTNERCLLQGWYLAADTQSFVLSLALLMCSHRFGRWSKFIYVVTSIIFMALPAVLTYTLDYYPIFLPTPQTQKNSFIEDRQFTKFYTSFYMNFGAYFYGVLAALIYNQITMKQYKLHNLYSFQVLWFALIPAGVIWLFTAHPIYQHYFTNIPIIWGAIYAGAQRNLWAFGLAIFVVGMAGKVGWVLRKFACLPIFRILGRLTYGAFLLHLLVARMVLATVREPIFVSAGTMSAFFFYVLCVSYLSSFLLAIFVELPLSSCLKLMR
- the LOC108604123 gene encoding nose resistant to fluoxetine protein 6 isoform X1, which produces MWREYVVLALGALLTVTQCFELNMAQYYEMPPLFHFDNYDRCLQKVNVDAATYCFVRSEVQPNRTSAVWQAIEKVSIYNKHHFDHRQLYFGLCMHNCQSELAKLDVNSLRKFQGGNLTDNVVVNVYLNLFDAEAANRARYNNLSNICLNWRLHQRGYDLQAKSVIEYCDKRDIPGKAMLLKDDAWNLTFYVVLCVLISLATVSSLVDLVLNIRCQDRSLNNYVHYKTTPRGFGVRILITCSLARNWYRLTQKPNGKIGRDLRFLDCLKFFAMFLVIFAHTNWVIYEGAISNPQDPERLLHTPAGTLLISGSLVTVTFFVISGLLLTINWLAVVRDDASSKNHTERWGVTKYVSVFVKFNIFRYIRLAVPYGIVILLSGVYFKNTGGPLWRHIYEREQLACRKNWWANMLFINNIVGTNERCLLQGWYLAADTQSFVLSLALLMCSHRFGRWSKFIYVVTSIIFMALPAVLTYTLDYYPIFLPTPQTQKNSFIEDRQFTKFYTSFYMNFGAYFYGVLAALIYNQITMKQYKLHNLYSFQVLWFALIPAGVIWLFTAHPIYQHYFTNIPIIWGAIYAGAQRNLWAFGLAIFVVGMAGKVGWVLRKFACLPIFRILGRLTYGAFLLHLLVARMVLATVREPIFVSAGTMSAFFFYVLCVSYLSSFLLAIFVELPLSSCLKLMR